A genomic window from Actinomycetaceae bacterium MB13-C1-2 includes:
- a CDS encoding SIR2 family protein yields the protein MKKLEVLGTYVNDWVEITDDPPKDDTKKQECEAAFSALREELSTIANSENLVILAGSGTSLGIEDKSGNCHAPSMGDLWSEIEMLPSFSKVKSKLSAIPIKNTNLEHVLSDAQARHSLEPNDSDLETFISEAEGIVWNKCSFINADSELGAHELFLRKVARRSTRLQRTQLFTTNYDLAFEVAAQRARFNTIDGFGYGGQVFDGASFDLDYVRRRPHEPLTLEPNVFHLLKLHGSVDWETKDGEVRKVCGGEEPTNPVLIYPSATKYQLSYQQPYLEFMSRFQIALRQRDVGLIVVGFGFNDDHLTAPVEAALRSNIGMRAVFVSSGVRSADRSDTFVRIEQLIQKGDRRLTLLAGTFDDLVEVLPDVPPREESDAHAERLANGGIRH from the coding sequence TTGAAGAAGTTGGAAGTCCTGGGTACCTACGTTAACGACTGGGTGGAAATCACAGATGATCCCCCAAAAGACGACACGAAGAAGCAGGAATGCGAAGCAGCCTTTTCGGCGTTGCGTGAAGAACTATCGACCATTGCGAACTCTGAGAACTTAGTCATTCTCGCCGGGTCGGGCACGTCGCTCGGCATCGAAGACAAATCCGGAAACTGCCATGCGCCTAGCATGGGGGACCTCTGGAGTGAGATTGAAATGCTGCCGTCGTTCTCCAAGGTCAAAAGCAAACTGAGCGCGATTCCGATTAAGAACACGAATCTTGAGCACGTCCTCTCCGACGCACAGGCCAGACACTCACTAGAACCAAATGACTCGGATCTGGAAACCTTCATAAGCGAGGCCGAAGGCATTGTGTGGAACAAATGCAGCTTCATCAATGCCGATTCAGAGCTAGGTGCTCATGAACTCTTCTTGAGGAAGGTAGCTCGGCGCTCTACCCGACTCCAGCGAACACAGCTATTCACGACAAACTATGATCTAGCCTTTGAAGTAGCAGCGCAACGGGCCCGATTCAACACAATCGACGGATTCGGTTACGGCGGCCAAGTCTTCGATGGGGCATCATTCGACTTGGATTATGTTCGCCGACGACCACACGAGCCCCTCACACTTGAGCCAAACGTGTTCCACCTACTGAAGCTACACGGGTCAGTCGACTGGGAAACCAAAGACGGTGAAGTCCGCAAAGTCTGTGGAGGTGAAGAACCGACGAACCCAGTACTGATCTATCCATCAGCGACCAAGTACCAGTTGTCCTACCAACAGCCTTACCTGGAATTCATGTCCCGCTTCCAGATCGCATTGCGCCAGCGTGACGTGGGGCTCATTGTTGTTGGATTCGGTTTCAACGACGATCACCTGACAGCACCAGTAGAAGCAGCGCTGAGAAGCAACATCGGAATGCGAGCGGTATTCGTTTCGTCAGGTGTGCGTAGCGCAGACCGTTCAGACACATTTGTCCGGATTGAACAACTCATTCAGAAGGGAGACCGTCGCCTCACACTACTGGCAGGTACATTTGACGACCTTGTAGAGGTGCTTCCAGATGTCCCACCACGGGAAGAGAGCGATGCCCATGCAGAGCGACTAGCCAACGGGGGCATCCGACACTGA
- a CDS encoding ATP-binding protein, translating to METHPFSPERRIGHVYQVEGSFVDVTFSAANKLPKSHYGERLGRGEVGEFVVIDVGGVATFGRLLRVGTLVSRAEDLLDESERKVPVEGRVQLLSTLKMSGESIRGIAKYPKVGDAVFAASSEAILAVIGANPKSTKSVLRLGRLSVDESVPVDVPLTRLFGRHVAVVGATGSGKSWTLGHLAESVATLRGKMVLIDATGEFRTLGDRATHLAFGSVAGEPHGTSPVGIPHYMMRESDRNAFLNPSAGSQLPKLREAVRSLRLVHAVANDDSPDPAHQSFGLVHGALVKTGESIHTYQSAMQKYIGSIENAHFPFNFRALADQVQCECIWPTGPGQQSAVFGGTNNNELGYVSSLVSRINDLLQIPEIMGVIDPPNGVFNAIDVMDTWLADPDSHILRISLKNLTFANHLREIVVNILGQTLLGWARLGRFSDAPLVVAVDEAHQFFDVTVGDEFASTHLNAFDSIAKEGRKYGLTTCVATQRPGDLPSGVLSQVGMTIVHRLADGRDRQRIEQAAAEIDQSATKLLPGLVPGEAILMGVDFPVPVSVRIQKPVAPPASDGPNYDSWKANP from the coding sequence ATGGAAACCCATCCCTTCAGCCCAGAACGCCGCATCGGTCACGTCTATCAGGTCGAGGGCTCCTTCGTCGATGTCACGTTTTCCGCTGCTAACAAGCTCCCCAAATCCCACTATGGTGAGCGCCTCGGTAGGGGCGAAGTTGGTGAGTTCGTGGTCATTGACGTTGGTGGTGTTGCGACGTTCGGCAGACTATTGCGCGTTGGCACTCTCGTCAGTCGAGCAGAAGACCTACTCGACGAATCGGAGCGAAAGGTCCCAGTCGAAGGCCGAGTGCAGCTACTTTCTACACTCAAAATGAGTGGCGAATCCATACGAGGTATAGCTAAGTACCCAAAAGTTGGCGATGCCGTATTTGCCGCTAGTTCTGAGGCGATCCTCGCGGTCATAGGGGCCAATCCCAAATCAACGAAATCCGTACTTCGGCTTGGCAGATTGTCAGTGGATGAGTCGGTACCAGTTGATGTACCACTGACTCGCTTGTTCGGGCGGCACGTAGCTGTCGTCGGGGCTACCGGATCGGGCAAGAGCTGGACTCTCGGCCACCTCGCTGAAAGCGTAGCTACGCTGCGAGGCAAAATGGTCCTGATTGACGCCACCGGTGAATTTCGAACACTCGGTGATCGAGCAACACACCTGGCGTTCGGATCGGTTGCTGGCGAACCACATGGAACCTCTCCTGTTGGAATTCCCCACTACATGATGCGGGAGTCGGATCGAAACGCCTTCCTCAATCCATCCGCCGGATCGCAGCTCCCCAAGTTGCGTGAGGCTGTGCGTTCACTTAGATTGGTTCATGCTGTAGCAAACGATGACTCGCCTGATCCTGCTCACCAGTCCTTCGGTTTGGTGCACGGTGCGTTGGTAAAGACCGGCGAGTCAATCCACACTTACCAAAGTGCAATGCAGAAGTACATCGGGAGCATTGAGAACGCCCACTTTCCCTTCAACTTCAGGGCCTTGGCCGATCAAGTTCAGTGCGAATGCATCTGGCCTACGGGTCCCGGACAGCAATCGGCCGTTTTCGGAGGCACGAACAATAACGAATTGGGATATGTGTCATCGCTGGTAAGCCGTATCAATGACCTTCTTCAGATTCCCGAGATCATGGGTGTCATTGACCCACCGAACGGAGTTTTCAACGCCATCGACGTAATGGATACATGGCTGGCGGACCCAGACAGTCACATACTAAGAATTTCGCTCAAGAATCTGACCTTTGCCAATCACCTGAGAGAGATTGTCGTCAATATATTGGGCCAGACGCTGCTCGGTTGGGCGCGATTAGGCAGGTTCAGCGATGCTCCATTGGTCGTGGCCGTTGATGAGGCGCACCAGTTCTTTGACGTAACGGTCGGCGACGAATTCGCTAGCACCCACTTGAACGCGTTTGATTCCATAGCCAAAGAGGGGCGCAAGTATGGGCTCACCACTTGTGTCGCAACGCAGCGCCCTGGTGACTTGCCATCTGGAGTGCTGAGCCAAGTTGGAATGACAATTGTCCATCGACTTGCAGATGGTCGTGATCGTCAACGAATCGAACAAGCCGCAGCAGAGATCGACCAGTCAGCAACGAAACTTTTACCAGGACTGGTTCCTGGCGAAGCCATCCTCATGGGAGTGGACTTCCCGGTGCCAGTGAGCGTTCGTATCCAGAAACCTGTGGCACCACCAGCGTCAGACGGGCCCAACTACGATTCATGGAAGGCGAACCCATAG
- the nrdH gene encoding glutaredoxin-like protein NrdH: MSANEEQVLVYSQPHCGQCEATKRALAKHGIAFTEIDLTTDPEALARVKAAGWMRAPVVETPDGQAWSGFRPDRIRDLTSPKTQWAPSSEPARSPTPQAMSLAAI; this comes from the coding sequence ATGAGCGCAAACGAAGAACAAGTCTTGGTTTATTCGCAGCCTCATTGCGGGCAATGCGAAGCAACGAAACGAGCCCTGGCCAAACACGGCATTGCTTTCACCGAGATCGACCTGACCACCGACCCTGAAGCGTTGGCGAGGGTCAAGGCCGCCGGGTGGATGCGAGCACCCGTCGTTGAGACCCCCGACGGGCAAGCATGGTCAGGATTCCGCCCAGACAGAATACGAGACCTCACCAGCCCAAAAACCCAGTGGGCACCGAGCAGTGAACCAGCCCGGTCGCCTACTCCTCAGGCGATGTCGTTAGCAGCAATTTGA
- a CDS encoding DNA-processing protein DprA: MSTITDHVRDERTARIMLSIIADPADPTTGEVLCTHGGIETLRFLESEGRVPTVDDTKARIWRERLAPKLDLGVLATADGYQQLGFNTLIPGDQHWPKALASLGVREPYLLWVKGATSFLSMPLSDRVAITGMRASTNYGNHVATDMAQELAQHERILVAGGAYGIESAANHGAMSVGGQVIVVMGNGLDHRYPSFEKPVLDAIGDVGLLVSEVPPSTSPRRGQLLARHRLIAALAGATVVVEAAMRSGAINIAAEAISMGRKVGAVPGPVTSVSSYTPHELIRQGVGSLVTNASDVLYLLDHRERGAGRSFLNVDRPMNRSVEPTALSL; this comes from the coding sequence ATGTCCACTATCACTGATCATGTACGAGATGAACGTACTGCGAGGATCATGTTGTCGATCATCGCTGACCCAGCAGACCCCACCACTGGTGAAGTCTTGTGCACCCACGGCGGGATTGAGACCCTGCGTTTCTTGGAGTCCGAGGGGCGTGTCCCGACCGTGGATGACACGAAAGCCCGGATTTGGCGGGAACGCCTGGCCCCCAAACTTGACCTGGGCGTGTTAGCCACAGCCGATGGCTACCAGCAGCTCGGGTTCAACACTCTCATTCCCGGCGACCAGCACTGGCCGAAAGCACTGGCAAGTCTTGGCGTGCGTGAGCCGTACTTGTTGTGGGTGAAAGGTGCTACCTCGTTTCTGAGTATGCCGTTGTCGGATCGGGTGGCGATCACAGGGATGCGAGCCTCGACCAACTACGGCAATCATGTCGCCACCGACATGGCTCAAGAACTCGCTCAGCATGAGCGAATCCTGGTTGCGGGCGGCGCGTATGGGATTGAGAGCGCAGCGAACCACGGAGCCATGTCTGTTGGCGGGCAAGTCATCGTGGTTATGGGTAACGGACTGGATCACCGCTACCCATCATTTGAGAAACCCGTGTTGGATGCCATCGGCGATGTGGGACTCCTGGTCTCCGAAGTGCCACCATCCACCTCGCCAAGGCGCGGGCAACTACTCGCCAGACACCGGCTCATCGCCGCTCTTGCAGGTGCGACCGTTGTGGTTGAAGCAGCGATGCGGTCAGGGGCTATCAACATTGCTGCCGAAGCGATCTCGATGGGACGCAAGGTCGGGGCCGTTCCCGGACCGGTCACCAGCGTTTCCAGCTACACCCCGCATGAGTTGATCCGTCAAGGTGTTGGCTCACTGGTCACGAACGCCAGCGACGTGCTCTACCTCCTCGATCACAGAGAACGAGGCGCGGGGCGCTCCTTTCTCAACGTGGATCGTCCAATGAACCGCAGCGTCGAACCGACCGCTCTAAGCCTCTGA
- a CDS encoding sulfate permease — protein sequence MIRLIMAASIYIHDFLRRWMPTNVIRDQVRNRQGLKWGIPAMLLAVPYLGVAYWLTTLIDTGAPKWLYLIVLVCIWSGIKMLWLGPISLVLLLRVRAQEAIARRQKKAEQGGAVNDGSTA from the coding sequence GTGATCCGTCTAATAATGGCCGCCAGCATCTATATCCATGATTTCCTGCGTCGTTGGATGCCTACAAACGTCATCCGCGACCAAGTCCGCAACCGCCAAGGGCTCAAATGGGGCATTCCGGCAATGTTGCTCGCCGTTCCCTACCTGGGCGTCGCTTACTGGCTCACCACCCTTATCGATACCGGAGCACCAAAGTGGCTTTACCTGATCGTCCTGGTCTGCATCTGGTCAGGAATTAAAATGCTCTGGCTCGGCCCAATCAGCCTCGTTCTACTCCTACGAGTCCGAGCCCAAGAAGCCATCGCCCGCCGCCAGAAGAAAGCTGAACAAGGTGGCGCAGTCAATGATGGCTCCACAGCATGA
- a CDS encoding recombinase family protein, which produces MKAVLYTYLPISTPKDVEAERAECERIALEAGCEIIGHIHDEPLDRTNLNQFLETAIDSGIDAIVVTSIDRLDFNQTRADQVVEQLSKAGTKLITPHPIFDYVYQKLIDAIMEP; this is translated from the coding sequence ATGAAAGCAGTCCTATACACATACCTGCCTATCTCGACACCGAAAGACGTTGAGGCTGAACGCGCCGAGTGTGAACGGATCGCACTTGAAGCTGGATGCGAGATCATCGGCCACATCCACGACGAACCACTCGACCGCACCAACCTCAACCAGTTCCTCGAAACTGCAATCGATAGCGGCATCGACGCCATCGTTGTGACCAGCATCGACCGCCTCGACTTCAACCAGACCCGTGCCGACCAGGTTGTGGAACAACTGAGCAAAGCAGGAACGAAGCTGATCACGCCACACCCCATCTTCGATTACGTATACCAGAAGCTAATCGACGCGATCATGGAACCTTAG
- a CDS encoding XRE family transcriptional regulator — protein MSAGDRLTAVATFFDGARLTTARQLAGLRKTELANAIGKSPASVTAWESGKKRPSPATVGQLSLGLGVAPEFFTSGGSDAALLSTPHFRSLRSTTQLARDQASAYGRIALEISVALERHVEFPEISIPSIPVDLDQGAEGTPEDAARALREKWELGDGPVGHLVRILENHGILVVFSPPQTSTVDAYSFESKVRPVVVLNPLKRDYYRQRFDVAHELGHLVMHSDSEPGGRVIEDEANRFAAELLMPGDQIRSLLPTSMGRDAWRKLARLKEEWGVSIQALLYRARHLGNLSDVSYRNAMMSLSSRGWRRDEPGRVRTMEQPSLMPRAVALLDDEGVDLPVLLEESCVPGELFDVATARVPGVVASELTEEASRKVVSLLPHLK, from the coding sequence GTGAGTGCGGGTGACCGACTCACAGCGGTTGCCACATTCTTTGACGGTGCACGACTGACAACGGCGCGACAACTTGCCGGTCTCCGTAAGACTGAGTTGGCAAATGCTATCGGGAAAAGCCCAGCGTCTGTGACAGCATGGGAATCCGGAAAGAAGCGCCCATCACCTGCTACGGTTGGCCAATTGTCTCTGGGCTTGGGGGTAGCACCAGAGTTCTTTACTTCCGGTGGGAGCGATGCGGCACTCCTGTCGACTCCACACTTCAGGTCCCTTCGTTCCACAACTCAACTAGCCAGAGACCAAGCTTCTGCATACGGAAGAATCGCACTGGAGATTTCAGTCGCGCTGGAGAGACATGTCGAGTTCCCGGAAATTAGCATCCCGTCAATTCCGGTAGATCTGGATCAAGGAGCCGAGGGCACTCCCGAGGATGCGGCACGAGCGTTGCGGGAGAAGTGGGAACTCGGTGACGGACCTGTGGGACATCTAGTGAGGATTCTGGAAAACCATGGAATCTTGGTCGTTTTCAGTCCACCTCAAACTTCGACAGTTGATGCATACTCTTTCGAGTCAAAGGTGCGTCCAGTTGTCGTTCTGAATCCACTTAAGCGGGACTATTACCGTCAGAGATTCGATGTGGCCCACGAACTTGGTCACTTGGTTATGCACTCCGATTCCGAACCTGGAGGGCGTGTTATTGAGGATGAAGCCAATAGGTTTGCGGCAGAACTCCTTATGCCAGGCGACCAGATTCGTTCTCTCTTGCCCACGTCGATGGGCAGGGATGCGTGGAGAAAGCTGGCTCGGTTGAAGGAGGAGTGGGGGGTCAGCATTCAAGCACTCTTATACCGTGCACGCCATCTGGGTAATCTCTCTGATGTCTCGTATCGCAATGCCATGATGTCCTTGTCTTCACGCGGATGGCGGCGGGATGAGCCTGGGAGAGTTAGGACAATGGAACAGCCGTCTCTTATGCCGCGAGCAGTTGCTCTACTTGACGACGAGGGCGTCGATTTACCGGTCCTTCTTGAGGAATCATGCGTGCCAGGTGAGCTATTTGACGTTGCTACTGCTCGGGTTCCCGGAGTTGTCGCGTCCGAGCTTACGGAAGAAGCAAGTCGAAAAGTCGTTTCGCTCTTGCCGCATCTGAAGTGA
- a CDS encoding helix-turn-helix domain-containing protein yields the protein MNYPLRQKVIEAYVAGTPVKEIAKEFGIHRTTITQIALAAGLAMRNQKLSPITKQEARRLYESGLSLAKVAKQLDISPTGARDAIVEIGGTMRSPGPDRQTASQQVRLER from the coding sequence TTGAACTACCCGTTACGTCAAAAGGTCATCGAAGCCTACGTCGCAGGGACGCCTGTAAAGGAGATCGCGAAGGAGTTCGGTATCCACCGAACAACCATCACCCAAATCGCCCTCGCGGCCGGTTTAGCTATGCGAAACCAGAAGCTCTCCCCCATAACCAAACAGGAAGCCAGACGACTCTACGAGAGCGGACTCAGCCTCGCCAAAGTCGCCAAACAACTCGACATCAGCCCCACCGGAGCACGAGACGCCATCGTCGAAATCGGAGGAACCATGCGATCTCCCGGACCCGACCGTCAGACGGCAAGTCAACAGGTACGACTAGAGCGCTGA
- a CDS encoding lincosamide nucleotidyltransferase Lnu(A), with the protein MNDIATEGALLATLEFFERLGVPCWLDGGWGVDVLTGRPNREHRDIDIDFDAAHTERVVSELEAAGYVIVVDWMPSRMELRHDRYGYLDIHPINFNADGSITQADPNGGEYTFQKEWFSSAEYKGQQIPCISREAQMLFHSGYELTDKDYFDIENLKSIQ; encoded by the coding sequence GTGAACGATATTGCGACAGAGGGTGCGCTGCTTGCCACTTTGGAGTTCTTCGAACGCCTCGGCGTGCCCTGCTGGTTGGATGGCGGCTGGGGTGTCGATGTGCTCACGGGCAGGCCCAACCGAGAACACAGGGATATCGACATCGATTTTGACGCGGCGCATACGGAACGGGTGGTCTCAGAACTCGAAGCCGCGGGTTACGTCATCGTGGTGGATTGGATGCCGTCTCGAATGGAACTGAGGCACGACCGGTACGGATACTTGGACATTCACCCCATTAACTTCAACGCAGATGGCTCGATTACCCAGGCTGATCCAAACGGTGGAGAATACACGTTCCAGAAGGAATGGTTCTCATCAGCGGAGTACAAGGGCCAGCAGATTCCTTGCATCTCTAGGGAAGCGCAGATGCTGTTCCATTCGGGCTATGAGCTGACAGATAAGGACTATTTCGACATCGAGAACCTGAAATCGATCCAATGA
- a CDS encoding CatB-related O-acetyltransferase, whose protein sequence is MDVPDPDRSNPTTRVDLMNVVFLKNEVISGFIEVGDYTYADSGGDPTPFERRCVRYLYGPQRLRIGKFTAIAPGVQILMPGGNHPMIGPSTYPFTMFGGDWGEATLETFLAIEQPGDTVIGNDVWIGRDAMILPGASIGDGAVIGAGSVVTRGVGPYEVVAGNPARRIRTRYSDDAIALLQEIAWWDWPIDKITRNVAVIMGGTPADLAACF, encoded by the coding sequence GTGGATGTACCTGATCCAGATCGGTCCAACCCGACGACTCGGGTGGATCTCATGAATGTTGTTTTCTTGAAGAATGAGGTCATTTCAGGGTTCATTGAGGTTGGTGACTATACGTATGCCGATTCTGGGGGTGATCCGACACCGTTTGAGCGGCGCTGCGTGAGGTACTTGTATGGGCCCCAGCGGTTGCGGATCGGTAAGTTCACGGCTATCGCACCTGGTGTTCAGATCCTCATGCCTGGTGGCAACCATCCGATGATTGGGCCGTCTACCTACCCGTTCACTATGTTTGGCGGAGACTGGGGTGAGGCCACGTTGGAAACCTTCTTGGCGATAGAACAACCCGGGGACACGGTCATCGGCAATGACGTGTGGATCGGGCGTGACGCAATGATCCTGCCCGGGGCATCCATTGGAGATGGCGCTGTGATTGGTGCCGGTAGCGTTGTTACCCGCGGTGTTGGTCCGTATGAGGTTGTCGCGGGCAACCCCGCCAGACGGATCCGGACCCGTTACTCAGATGATGCGATTGCCCTCCTGCAAGAGATCGCGTGGTGGGACTGGCCTATCGACAAGATCACCCGCAACGTTGCTGTGATCATGGGCGGGACGCCCGCCGATCTAGCGGCGTGTTTTTAG
- a CDS encoding glycoside hydrolase family 2 TIM barrel-domain containing protein, which produces MLLTRWGEDLLSASCDKDFVPLQEYPRPQMERQSWQNLNGWWEYAVTPLRGDIQDPGAADNPSFVDDPTELPPQFLSQDASSRAARWEEGADEGRILVPFSPEFPLSGVSRKLSPDETLWYRRQFTVLAGPTDRVLLHFGAVDQSCYVAVNGTYVGGNVGGYLPFSLDITDEVNLDGAPNTLVVSVRDVTDTSYFSRGKQSSNPGGIWYTPQSGIWQTVWIEVVPVHHIADLLWEPTLDSVTLTISAPGSEDQTVGLKVGSPVLGAAFMAGSPVLDPLLEAEVPIGVPTELSVPSPENWTPEHPWLYPVELTLTSLEGTDTVYSYFALRTLGVGERADGKPALLLNGKPQFVIGLLDQGYWPDGGYTAPSDAALKWDIQFAKAAGYNMLRKHIKIEPLRWYHHCDRLGILVWQDAVNGGRPPRDFLLKSRVVLPYPLRDKPGALLGRQDPEGLAQYREELARMVAHLRSVPSLALWVPFNEGWGQFDAVANTERLRELDPSRPIDHASGWFDQGAGDLRSVHVYMRPPVFVGLGVRDSRVLALTEYGGLGLPVPDHHRSDALFGYVNFKNQREFARGFEKLHRQLRPALRRGLGALVYTQLSDVEEELNGLVTYDRRVVKMPLSELRQINNAVAANAGQGRP; this is translated from the coding sequence ATGCTACTCACTAGGTGGGGCGAGGACCTCCTTAGCGCCTCTTGCGACAAGGACTTCGTGCCACTGCAGGAGTACCCGCGGCCACAAATGGAGCGCCAGTCCTGGCAGAACCTCAACGGCTGGTGGGAATACGCCGTCACGCCACTGCGAGGAGACATCCAAGACCCCGGGGCAGCCGACAACCCTAGCTTCGTCGATGATCCAACGGAGTTGCCCCCGCAGTTTCTTTCGCAGGACGCGTCGTCTCGAGCCGCACGGTGGGAAGAAGGTGCCGACGAAGGGCGGATTTTGGTGCCGTTCTCGCCCGAATTCCCCCTCTCTGGAGTCAGCAGAAAGCTCTCGCCAGACGAAACCCTGTGGTATCGGCGCCAGTTCACAGTCTTGGCGGGACCCACCGACCGCGTCCTACTTCATTTCGGCGCTGTCGATCAGTCGTGCTACGTCGCCGTGAACGGAACCTACGTCGGCGGAAACGTCGGCGGGTATCTTCCGTTCTCGCTGGATATAACGGACGAGGTCAACCTCGACGGCGCGCCCAACACTCTTGTTGTCTCGGTTCGGGATGTCACGGACACCTCATACTTCAGCCGCGGTAAACAGTCCAGTAATCCCGGCGGCATCTGGTACACGCCGCAGTCGGGAATCTGGCAAACGGTCTGGATCGAAGTGGTCCCTGTGCATCACATTGCCGACCTGCTGTGGGAGCCTACCCTCGACTCAGTGACCCTCACAATCAGTGCTCCCGGATCTGAAGATCAGACTGTCGGCCTCAAAGTTGGTAGCCCTGTTCTTGGCGCGGCTTTCATGGCGGGATCCCCAGTTCTTGATCCGCTACTGGAGGCCGAGGTGCCCATCGGTGTGCCGACTGAGCTCAGTGTTCCCTCGCCAGAGAACTGGACGCCAGAACACCCTTGGCTTTACCCAGTTGAACTTACCCTGACCTCCCTCGAAGGCACGGACACCGTCTATTCCTACTTTGCGCTCAGAACACTCGGCGTCGGGGAACGTGCCGACGGCAAGCCTGCGCTCCTGCTAAATGGGAAACCACAATTCGTGATTGGTCTACTGGACCAAGGGTACTGGCCAGACGGTGGATACACCGCGCCGTCCGACGCCGCCCTGAAGTGGGACATTCAGTTTGCCAAGGCGGCGGGATACAACATGCTGCGAAAACACATCAAAATCGAACCGCTGCGCTGGTACCACCACTGTGACCGCCTCGGAATCCTGGTATGGCAAGATGCCGTCAATGGTGGGCGGCCTCCGCGCGATTTCCTCCTAAAGTCTCGCGTCGTCTTGCCTTATCCCTTGCGGGACAAACCGGGCGCTCTCCTGGGCAGGCAGGATCCAGAAGGTTTAGCCCAATACCGCGAGGAATTGGCGCGGATGGTCGCGCATTTGCGTTCGGTGCCCTCTTTGGCCCTATGGGTTCCATTCAACGAGGGATGGGGGCAGTTCGACGCTGTCGCTAACACTGAGCGCCTGCGGGAGCTAGACCCCAGCCGACCAATCGATCACGCTTCGGGATGGTTTGACCAGGGTGCAGGCGACCTGCGCTCAGTGCATGTCTACATGCGCCCTCCAGTGTTTGTGGGACTTGGAGTGCGAGATTCACGAGTGCTGGCACTCACTGAGTATGGTGGCCTAGGACTACCCGTACCGGACCACCACCGGAGTGACGCTTTATTTGGCTACGTCAACTTCAAGAACCAGCGCGAGTTCGCGCGCGGTTTTGAGAAACTGCATCGGCAGCTGAGACCAGCACTCCGCCGTGGCCTGGGCGCGCTGGTCTATACACAACTGAGCGACGTGGAAGAGGAACTCAACGGACTGGTCACCTATGATCGGCGAGTCGTGAAGATGCCGCTGTCAGAGTTGCGACAGATCAACAACGCTGTGGCGGCTAATGCCGGCCAGGGCCGACCTTAG